One region of Plasmodium vivax chromosome 7, whole genome shotgun sequence genomic DNA includes:
- a CDS encoding variable surface protein Vir12-related (encoded by transcript PVX_005045A) yields the protein MLKKNGKTSGSSSSICDATDLNLHTLHKDFFVIPKTLKTDSNCDPLEKQQKGAKNLCNSAVHFVKELSGKQGTENYRRCKYLPYWLHDEIGKLYKEHNKNIDSIPFIKPLIEAVDKATKTITNDKCNSLHYDGSITLDEWKARKLLYIYFKNFDELSREVSRPSNDKCSKHNKYLNSINSLYKTYYKKLQCNGWLSFGRDYFYCSSLYDPNRLLPKVTCKDQSTSRSTGFSFWPFGGGSSSSRSSSSSQVGTRQAVSASVPKGGPSTPVAGSTGALSAQGAKLIVVQIPKPVDSATVGRLDAAGTLLGQDLVKESTERRNIKVLIIMIIMIMEIMIIKMMMMMVNMLIMVIVIIVINMVVVINTIVVINTIIVIIVTIVINTIVVIIVINMMTMLAMEIMIIMMSMMSMKKNYQDADQKIHTVTAKGGKYACHISRDVTLITNMG from the exons atgttaaagaaaaatggcaaaaccAGCGGCTCCAGCAGTAGTATCTGCG ATGCGACTGATTTAAATCTTCATACATTGCATAAAGATTTCTTCGTAATTCCAAAAACACTTAAAACTGATAGCAACTGTGATCCACtggaaaaacaacaaaaaggTGCCAAAAATCTTTGCAATAGTGCtgtccattttgtaaaagaaTTATCTGGAAAACAAGGAACAGAAAATTATAGACGTTGCAAATATTTGCCCTATTGGTTGCATGATGAAATAGGAAAACTCTATAAGGAACacaacaaaaatattgataGTATCCCTTTTATTAAACCTCTTATAGAAGCAGTTGATAAGGCTACAAAAACGATTACTAATGATAAGTGCAATTCCTTACATTATGATGGTTCTATTACTTTAGACGAATGGAAAGCAAGGAAGcttttgtatatttattttaaaaattttgatgaacTTAGCCGTGAAGTCAGTCGCCCTAGTAACGATAAATGCAGTAAGCATAATAAATATCTTAATAGCattaattcattatataaaacgTATTACAAGAAGTTACAATGTAATGGGTGGTTGAGTTTTGGTCGTGATTACTTTTATTGTAGTTCTTTGTATGACCCTAACAGACTTTTACCTAAAGTAACATGTAAAGATCAATCAACTAGTCGTAGTACtggtttttcattttggccttttgggggggggtcGAGTTCATCGCGTTCATCATCTTCAAGCCAGGTAGGTACAAGACAGGCAGTTTCTGCAAGTGTTCCTAAAGGCGGACCATCAACACCTGTAGCAGGTTCAACAGGTGCCTTATCCGCACAGGGCGCGAAATTAATTGTTGTACAAATTCCAAAGCCCGTAGACTCAGCAACTGTGGGGCGTCTAGATGCAGCCGGAAC CCTTCTCGGTCAGGATCTAGTAAAAGAGAGCACGGAAAGAAGAAACATAAAAGTGCTGATTATTATGATTATAATGATTATGGAGATTATGATAATcaagatgatgatgatgatggtaAATATGCTGATCATGGTAATCGTGATAATCGTGATAAATATGGTCGTCGTGATAAATACGATCGTCGTGATAAATACGATCATCGTGATAATCGTAACAATCGTGATAAATACGATCGTCGTGATAATCGTGATAAATATGATGACAATGCTGGCTATGGAGATTATGATAATTATGATGAGTATGATGAGTATGAAGAAGAACTATCAAGACGCGGACCAGAAAATTCATACCGTGACCGCCAAAGGAGGGAAGTACGCATGTCATATCAGCCGAGACGTGACTCTTATTACTAATATGGGCTGa